In one window of Tistrella bauzanensis DNA:
- a CDS encoding MFS transporter, translating to MTTVLASVAAVLLSIAIAQLGNGMLSSLVGLRLAAEGVSTIAIGLVGAAHFVGWIIGAATAQRVIVRVGHIRAFSAFAAIGSVAILSLSFFLDLAGWAALRVVTGYCMAALFMTAESWLNSASTNQTRGKVLSAYIISLNLALAGGQFLLTLDDVRSPVLYALAAMALSLALVPLALTRSLTPEIHASRRLGLASLWKVSPLGLAAVIFSGLIIGSIQGGMGAVFANGIGLSTPEISAFIATVFVGGLVLQWPVGLLSDRIDRRRVLAGAAIMVTIGSLVVLAGAAGMTAAEVPRGGGVLAGSGLLAEILSPSAAVWLLFIGAAIVGGAGYALYPVATAHVNDLVEPGRMIAAAGGLVLGGGLGSAIGPILASGIMELIGPSGLFAWGALAGGVLAAFAIYRARVQPKVPASAKSPMVISPRTTPAVAAMATDISGAEAALESDDGMMATETTPDAPAPDAPAPTEPTPDEPVPVEPVTAGTPPQQPAPEDTTTPASSPRRPEQGGSGI from the coding sequence ATGACCACAGTTCTCGCCTCCGTCGCCGCGGTGCTGCTCAGCATCGCCATCGCCCAGCTGGGTAACGGCATGCTCTCGTCGCTGGTGGGTCTCAGGCTCGCGGCCGAAGGTGTCAGCACCATCGCCATCGGTCTGGTCGGCGCCGCGCATTTCGTGGGCTGGATCATCGGTGCCGCGACGGCGCAGCGCGTGATCGTGCGGGTGGGGCATATCCGGGCGTTCTCGGCCTTCGCGGCGATTGGGTCGGTGGCGATCCTGTCGCTGAGCTTCTTCCTGGATCTGGCGGGGTGGGCGGCCCTGCGGGTGGTGACCGGCTATTGCATGGCGGCCCTGTTCATGACCGCCGAAAGCTGGCTGAATTCCGCCAGCACCAACCAGACCCGCGGCAAGGTGCTGTCGGCCTACATCATTTCGCTCAATCTGGCCCTGGCCGGCGGCCAGTTCCTGCTGACGCTCGACGACGTCCGCTCGCCGGTGCTGTATGCCCTGGCGGCCATGGCGCTGTCGCTGGCGCTGGTGCCGCTGGCCCTGACCCGCAGCCTGACGCCGGAAATCCATGCCAGCCGCCGTCTGGGGCTGGCATCGCTGTGGAAAGTGTCGCCGCTGGGTCTGGCGGCGGTGATCTTCAGCGGCCTGATCATCGGCTCGATCCAGGGCGGCATGGGTGCCGTGTTCGCCAATGGCATCGGGCTGTCGACGCCCGAGATTTCAGCCTTCATCGCCACGGTCTTCGTGGGTGGGCTGGTGTTGCAGTGGCCGGTGGGCCTGTTGTCGGATCGTATCGACCGCCGCCGGGTGCTGGCGGGCGCCGCGATCATGGTCACCATCGGCAGCCTAGTGGTGCTGGCCGGTGCCGCCGGAATGACGGCGGCGGAGGTGCCGCGCGGCGGTGGCGTGCTCGCCGGCAGCGGGTTGCTCGCCGAGATCCTGTCGCCGAGCGCCGCCGTGTGGCTGTTGTTCATCGGTGCCGCGATCGTCGGCGGCGCCGGCTATGCGCTGTATCCGGTGGCCACCGCCCATGTGAACGATCTGGTCGAGCCGGGGCGGATGATCGCCGCCGCCGGCGGGCTGGTGCTGGGCGGCGGCCTGGGCTCGGCGATCGGCCCGATCCTGGCATCGGGTATCATGGAACTGATCGGCCCCTCCGGGCTGTTCGCCTGGGGCGCGCTGGCCGGTGGCGTTCTGGCCGCCTTCGCCATCTATCGCGCCCGGGTGCAGCCCAAGGTGCCGGCCAGCGCCAAATCGCCGATGGTGATCTCCCCGCGCACGACCCCGGCGGTGGCGGCCATGGCTACGGACATTTCAGGCGCCGAGGCGGCCCTGGAAAGCGATGACGGGATGATGGCCACCGAGACGACGCCGGATGCTCCAGCGCCAGATGCCCCGGCGCCAACTGAGCCAACGCCAGATGAACCGGTGCCAGTTGAGCCGGTGACGGCCGGCA